catttcagAAATAATAGTGTCTTTGGATGAtggtttcataaaatttataggTAACCTGTTTGCCAGAAGACCACTTGTCCAAAATGCCAACTGCTTGGAGCCCGTGGTAGTTTGTTCAGTTTGGTCTATGATCCCAAACACTGTTAAGAGTTTATGTCCAGGGTTAGGCAATCCCTGAACCTCATACGTAGTATGTAGCTTTTTTTGTGCAGGTTGAAGGAGATTGACAAAATCTGACTACATTTGTTTGAATCATTGAAGAAACCTACCTGATATCGATGCCAATGGGTTGATTGCAGAGCTTGGGGGCCTGGTAGAGATGAAACAGCTGCTGGCTAGGTTTCCAATTTCCAACTTCACGACTTTCATAACCCCACTGATTCTACTCACATTGTAGACAATGACTAGCAGCCCTCAAGTTAAATCTAGTTGGTACAAAGGTTGAGGCAACCGTATCTGGAGATTTGTCATTTAATCCCTAGTCATCCTTGTTCTTAATAAAATCAGAAAGGAAGGAAACCAAGCTGTGCATGCATAAAATCCATGAGAGTAAGTGTTGCTatcttgctttattttatttctttagtaAAACATAATCCTATGAATAAAACATTTAAAGGTAgcatgttatattatattatatttatatttaatttgtgaatggaatagaaaataaaaattatgtcacatttaaatatttttattatgttatttaaaaatatttgaattttacaaatatttttttatatattatgttatttaatatataaaaataatttatatatcatatattaatattattttataaacttttttttttgtttttttactaatcataaattttatttataataaaaaaattattttgtaaaatgattatactaaaaaataaaaaattgataaaaaataaaattttgatacataggtatgtatatttcataTCTTaccataaaattaatatatccACGTGAAAAGCATCATTTCTTGGTTATGGAATCAGCTACCATGCCTTCCTTACAACTTCTCCAACTAAAAGCCCCGTTATTTAATATGAATATGAACCTACAAATAGACTTTATATAATTTAGATTTTGAGTGAAAatcaataaacaataaatatgTTTGTATCAACTTGAAAccggattttgaaaaaaaaaaaatacattaattttaaaaatatgacaattttaaaaatatatttaaatttataatagtTTAGAGGAATCAacctgaaaattgttttttgaaaatatttttacccATAAGCTTTAGACCTAGAAAAGCTTCATCttataaatggaaaataaaaaaataaaaaaaagttttaattaaaaaaatgattttcttattatttatggggggttaatattaattttttttatttatataaaaaaattcaatttattttagtGTAATTATAAATATCTGACTCGAttaacaatttaatattattaaaattttgcgtcaaaaggaaaaaacaaaaaggatggGTGTGGTGTGGCTATGCAAAAATATCAGTAGACGTTGGATGGCAAAACTCAAATTCCACCAATCTTCTCGAAGGTCTGGGACATCTCATCCATGTCTCccgctctctttctctctctttcccctATACCGAACCATTCCCAATTTCCCTCCAATTCCAACTCACTCTCAAATTCCTCCATTCGCATCTTAAACCTTCAACGGATTCATTCCTTCAAGCCTCCGCCCatttccaccaccaccaccgccaccacGAACCACCCAGATCATTCAATCTCATCACAGCCCGTTTCGGGTACCGATGCCGCCATTAAAATGCCCACAGCTCCTTGGATGAAAGGTCCTCTTCTTCTCCAGCCCAATGAAGTCCTGGACCTCTCCAAAGCAAGACCCAAGAAAGTAGCCGGCAGTGCCGGAGCTGAAAAGCCTGACCGGTCTCTGACCGAGAAAGTGAGCGGCGGAAGAGGGGCGAAGGCAATGAAAAAGATCATGCAAAGCATTGTGAAACTTCAAGAAACTCACACTTCAGACGAGACACAAGAAAATACagaagaatttgaatttgggGTTTCACTTGAAGGGATTGGGGGAGATGAGAATTCGAGAATCGGCGGGAAAATGCCGTGGTTGAAGACGGAGAAGGTTGTGTTTCGTCGGACGAAGAAGGAGAAAGTGATGACTGCCGCGGAATTGACTCTTGATCCAATGTTGCTGGAAAGATTGAGAGGCGAGGCtgtgaaaatgagaaaatgggtGAAGGTCAAGAAAGCTGGGGTGACTGAGAGTGTTGTCGATCAAATTCACATGGTTTGGAAGAGCGATGAACTTGCCATGGTCAAATTCGACATGCCTTTGTGCCGGAATATGGATAGAGCGCGGGAGATTCTTGAGGTTGAGTTTCTTTCTCTGTCTGCTTTTGATTTTTGTGATGCTAATATGTGCttgaaaaatcaaatagtgtgttatatatatatattttcttttcgaTGAAATCTGTTATTGTGTACATCGTTGTTGAAGGCCACTTTTTGGGTAAGCTGAAGCAACTTTGCCTGGTACTATGAGTTCCATAATTTGTGCAGCCTCTAGCTGTTCTTTTAACACAAAATTATGCTATGACAGTATGCACGAACAATTAGGAGCCTCCGCATGATTGGTTCAGTTCCTagattgaattttctttttgtgtgtaTGAAGTTGCTGAATGAAGGTGAGAATCAAGTAAAAGGAAGGACAAGATGTCATTCAACAGAGTAGAAGTTGACCAAGTGTACCAAAGCTCATCTTGGTCTGgttattttttgtatatgtgGTGTgaacttttcatttttctccctttaaatgatttaagtaaactgaatatgaatttatcttaggcgttatttgtttttttaactttttgctgaaagtaaCTTTCAAATTTCAGTTTATTTGTGTTTTGTACTTTTTcttaacttattacttatttcttaaattttttaactgaaTGGAAAGAGGTAAAATATTTTGCCTTTTCTAAATACAAAAAGtaatatgttgatttttcttttcttctgaataattaatagaaataaaatatttaaaaaacaaataacttaatacttaatattattaaacactatttagttataagttctatttagaattaagtaaaaaaacaaacattacctTAATCTGAACTCCTAAATCTTGTTTATGCTgctattatatttatatttactagtctctctctctctctctctctcatgtttTCCTTTTGGAAGCTTCTTATGGTTGcaatcttaattattattattattcttgttgttgtttttgttgAGCAGATCAAGACCAGAGGCTTGGTTATTTGGAGTAAGAAAGACACTCTTGTTGTTTATAGGGGATCCAATTATCAGTCAACttcaaaacattttcaaaagatGCGTCCAGGACTTGTAGCTAGTGCAGATGCTTCTAACTCAAAACTCaatcaatcaaattttgaaGACGACCTTACAATTtctgaaataaaatttcatgaaAGTACCACTGGTGAAAAGTTGGGCAGGAAGGATGGAGAAGAGGACTCTTCACCCACTGGCATATTTATGGAGGAAATGGTGGATTCTCAACCTGTAAATGGGTCATTGTATGAGAGGGAAGCGGATAGATTACTAGATGGCTTAGGACCTCGATTTATTGACTGGTGGAGGCCAAAACCTCTTCCAGTTGATGCAGACTTGCTTCCAGAAGTGCTTCCTGGATTTAGGCCTCCATTCAGGCTTTCCCCACCTCAGACTAGATCAAAGCTGACTGATGATGAATTGACATACTTGCGGAAGCTTGCTTACGCTCTACCAACTCATTTTGTCCTTGGTAACCAATCCCACTACCTAAATTTTTATATGCTTGTTTTTCCCGGAGCATGTTTTTAGCAAAATGAATTATGCATTTTACAACACGGTTACTACATGTGTAAATTAGTAAACTAGCTTAAACAAGAAGAGAACCAAATAAATATGTCAAGTGAGTTAATAAGATTTATCCATGGGTCAtaagcttttattttttccttgatgAGGAAGACTTCAGTGGGGGAGGAAGGAATaagtataatttcttttataaaaagggaaaagagaGAAACCAAGTTTCTTATTAGAAggggaagaaaaggagaaataCAACCACGGAAGAGGAATACTGATCTCATTTACACTGTGTCTGTCTCCAAGGATATAAATTCTAGGGGCATGTATAAGAAGGGAATCATTTGTATTAGAATGTGGATTGATTCAattgaagagagaaaagaatCTTTTGTGTTATGAAATTTGGATACAAGCTAATTATACCCTATTGTTCTTCTACTCAAAGCATTTTCCAAGTAAAACCTTTCCTCATTGGATTTTCTTATTGTGAATTTTCACTAGTTGCAATATATCTAGTATTTCATTTCTGTTAAAAAGAAGAGAAGCAGCTCTCATAAAATAGATGAGTAGAAGAGAAGGAACAGTTATGCACCAGCCTCTGATACACAATTAAGTTACTCTGTTATACAATATTCTTAATGATCTGTGCAAGTAGAATCTAAACCTGAGCCCAGCTCTGGCCCTGGATCTTGGAACTAAAAATTATAGGTAAAATTCAAAAAGCTTTTTGTGTGGACTGTAGGACAAACCATGCACTAATGTATCATATTTGttgagttaattttttgaaactaTAGTGGTTAATGCTGTCATGTAAATGATACTGATAAACAATTTACCTCTTTTAaccttaatatctttcataaaTTGGTTATGTATTATTTGTGTGTCATTCATGCAATAACATGTCTTTCATATATGCATccatgtttttcatttattttgtcgTGTATAAAAACTTATGATAGACAATATGATATGATATGGAATGCTGAGAAAATAGGTAAATGGTGCATGAGTACAATTCATTAGTTGAAAACTATTAGTTATACCCCTGATTTGTGCttgtaaaatattaatatagaaATTACTGCACTAGAACTTGCCTTagaaataaatgtaagaatttGTGTAATAGTTtgagaaaaagaggaaaagaaaatgttggaTATTTTGGGCACATACCTTAACATGGAAGAATAAGAACCATGAAATTTATGCATGATGGCTGGTGCACTTTGCCATGCAAAGTCGTGTTTTGTGTGTGTTTCTGTGTGTGTGCATGGGCATGTACTACTTGTGTGCATTTTCAAGtttcttcatttaattttttttccttttattttctgaaGGGAGAAACAGAAAGCTTCAAGGATTAGCTGCTGCTATATTGAAATTGTGGGAGAAAAGTCTGATAGTAAAGATTGCAATAAAGTGGGGAATTCCAAACACTAAGAATGAGCAAATGGCAAATGAGCTCAAGGCAAGTTTAGTAACAAAGAGATTTCATGCTGTAAATGTGAGAATATGTGCTAGAAATTGATTGTTTGTTTATGTACATGGGTTAGGAGAGTCTGTACTTGTTCGATAAGTGACCTTGCTTATGCATGTGATTGCTGAGTAACCTTAGGTGCATGTTTGTTGGCTACCTTTTCTACCAAGATAGCTTAACTCTCAAACATCCCTCACATGGAACTCATCCTGATCTTAGCATAACAGCTGCTAATTTTTGCCTTTCATGATCAAATCACTCTAGCATTACTTTACTGATGTATGGGAACTGCTAAGACATCCTGTAGTGATCCATGCGGAAGACCATCAATTTAAATTTCTGTTATGCTTGGATGAGAATTTTGTTGTGTGGGACTGTCAAGGAGTATGCTAGCACCTGAAAAGTTGGACCATATGCCTGCACAAGTTTTGCTCAACATCAACATATATGGCAAGGTTTCTCATACACAAGCATCGACCACGTTCCCTCTTCCAACACTGCCTCCCTTTCTCTTTCCATATAAATAACCcacaagcttaagcttttggTTTAATTGTTAGTTTATTATGATATTAGAGCTTTGTTTTAGGAGGCCATGGGTTTGAactcttttgtttgtttattttgcCGATTTATTGAACTCACATGCAAATTATTATCCAGTTTGATATATATTGTTGGCCCACAATCTAACAATTTAAGATTTTGGGCTAATTGTTGGTTAATATACATGACatgaaatatgggatgaaaaataataagttttgtcTATTAGATTGATTATATACacagtttatataggagattacaagagaagaaatatgaaacaagagacataatagggaactaacttattcctaaatcataaaactatctatttacagaaataggaaactaacataataggaaaataattctcctattttatttacaacTCAACAATACATGTTCTtggaaacttcaaaaaaaaaaaacaaaaaaaagcaGTACTTTGGCGGGATTCAAAGAAAAAGTTATTGAAACATTCACTAATTGAAGTATTGGTTTATCTTTGTATTTTGAGACTCAGTAACACTCGTTCACTCATCATCCAGTGACTTGCAAGTATACAGTATGCCTATAAAGCTATATTAGTTTATATACTTAACATCATTGTCCTATTAATGCAGTGTCTCACTGGAGGAGTTCTGTTACTGCGTAATAAGTTCTTTATCATACTTTATAGAGGCAAAGATTTTCTTCCTTGTAGAGTTGCAAATTTAATAGTTGAGAGAGAAGTGGAGTTCAAAGGATGCCAAATTCGTGAAGAAGATGCCAGGCTGAAAGCAATTGAAACTTCCTTTGTGACTGATGAACCGCTGGCAAACACTAGCACTACTGGAACATTATCAGAATTCCAGAATATAGAAACAGAATTCAGGGGCCTGAAAGATGGAAATACGGAGATTGAAGTTGAATTGGAAGCTGAAAAAGAAAGATTAGAGAAGGAACTGAAAAAGCAGGAGCGCAAGCTTTTCATTGTAAGGTTCAAGCTATCATCTTATTTCATTATGCTCTGTTCTTGACAATCTTTATGATGGATTTTGCAGCTTAAAATGAAGATAGAGAGGTCAGCCAAAGTGTTAGCAAAGTTGAATTCTGCTTGGAGACCTGCTGATCATGATGCAGACAAAGAAATGATAACAGAAGAGGAGAGAGAATGTTTCAGAAAGATAGGACAGAAAATGGATAGCAGTCTCCTTCTTGGTAAGGAAAAGGTTGACTTTCCAAATAGATCTGTTTCTCTACTTCAAACTTTTGTTCTATTTCTCCCATAGAAATCAGAGTTTTTGTTCTAGATATTCAAACTTTTGAAGTAACAGGCTTAGCTGATTTCAAATGAGTTTTATGCATTAGAATAGGTAATTAGGGGATACTTTCTTTTCAGAATTTCTGTTTTTCTGATTTAGTTCCTTTTAGACCTCTCTTGAAAACAAGTTCATGATTTAACGGAAAAAGGTAAACCATTAAAGTCTATTTAGTTACACCAGTATTCATCCAGGATTTAGCTTTCAATTTATGATTGAGTTGCAGAAACATGTTTCTCTTCTTAGTGTATCATGTAGAATCTCTGTTGTTATAAACCTGAAAGCTTTTTAGGTTATTCCCACCGATTCGATCTGCAAATCTGCATTCTGGTAAAGCCTCATCGGTAATCTGAAATCAACATTAGTAGTGCATCATTctgtaatttaatttatttgtttaccttttttttttttttcttttgtgataAGCAAACAATTGTTTACTTATTTGTTATTTGTGTGCATTCACTTCACTACCATTTAACTCTTACCCCTATTTGCTTGCAAAATAACTTGACCATATTAGGATTAAAACACTCTAATCCTATTTTCCAAAAGCAACAATAAacgaatatgaaaaaaattaaaggacaAGAACACACGAGATTTATAATAGTTTACTCTCAATGTGAGAGCTACATCTACTTGCTGTCGTTGCAGATTTTCACTATGATgaaatgaaattacaaaaaaatcacAAATGCCTTACTCTCTaagtttttctttctatatttttctaTCTCTCTCAATTTCACCCCAATCTGTCCAATTCAGCTACcttaaacataagaaaattagGTTAACCAAATTACATGTGTaaaattcctaaaatacccttacaAAATTTCGTTTCATCCATGTGCTGTCTCTGCATAAGGTCAATCTGTGTCAGGGCGAATATCGTCAGAATAATAATTAGGCTCCACACGTCTTAACAAAACACAATTTAAGAGAAGATCGAagaattcttattattttcattaagaaaataggaaaatagatGCCTATTTATATACAACTATGTATGCTAAATT
Above is a genomic segment from Vitis riparia cultivar Riparia Gloire de Montpellier isolate 1030 chromosome 14, EGFV_Vit.rip_1.0, whole genome shotgun sequence containing:
- the LOC117930743 gene encoding chloroplastic group IIA intron splicing facilitator CRS1, chloroplastic isoform X6; the encoded protein is MSPALFLSLSPIPNHSQFPSNSNSLSNSSIRILNLQRIHSFKPPPISTTTTATTNHPDHSISSQPVSGTDAAIKMPTAPWMKGPLLLQPNEVLDLSKARPKKVAGSAGAEKPDRSLTEKVSGGRGAKAMKKIMQSIVKLQETHTSDETQENTEEFEFGVSLEGIGGDENSRIGGKMPWLKTEKVVFRRTKKEKVMTAAELTLDPMLLERLRGEAVKMRKWVKVKKAGVTESVVDQIHMVWKSDELAMVKFDMPLCRNMDRAREILEIKTRGLVIWSKKDTLVVYRGSNYQSTSKHFQKMRPGLVASADASNSKLNQSNFEDDLTISEIKFHESTTGEKLGRKDGEEDSSPTGIFMEEMVDSQPVNGSLYEREADRLLDGLGPRFIDWWRPKPLPVDADLLPEVLPGFRPPFRLSPPQTRSKLTDDELTYLRKLAYALPTHFVLGRNRKLQGLAAAILKLWEKSLIVKIAIKWGIPNTKNEQMANELKCLTGGVLLLRNKFFIILYRGKDFLPCRVANLIVEREVEFKGCQIREEDARLKAIETSFVTDEPLANTSTTGTLSEFQNIETEFRGLKDGNTEIEVELEAEKERLEKELKKQERKLFILKMKIERSAKVLAKLNSAWRPADHDADKEMITEEERECFRKIGQKMDSSLLLGKEKEEEGSLMV
- the LOC117930743 gene encoding chloroplastic group IIA intron splicing facilitator CRS1, chloroplastic isoform X4, which codes for MSPALFLSLSPIPNHSQFPSNSNSLSNSSIRILNLQRIHSFKPPPISTTTTATTNHPDHSISSQPVSGTDAAIKMPTAPWMKGPLLLQPNEVLDLSKARPKKVAGSAGAEKPDRSLTEKVSGGRGAKAMKKIMQSIVKLQETHTSDETQENTEEFEFGVSLEGIGGDENSRIGGKMPWLKTEKVVFRRTKKEKVMTAAELTLDPMLLERLRGEAVKMRKWVKVKKAGVTESVVDQIHMVWKSDELAMVKFDMPLCRNMDRAREILEIKTRGLVIWSKKDTLVVYRGSNYQSTSKHFQKMRPGLVASADASNSKLNQSNFEDDLTISEIKFHESTTGEKLGRKDGEEDSSPTGIFMEEMVDSQPVNGSLYEREADRLLDGLGPRFIDWWRPKPLPVDADLLPEVLPGFRPPFRLSPPQTRSKLTDDELTYLRKLAYALPTHFVLGRNRKLQGLAAAILKLWEKSLIVKIAIKWGIPNTKNEQMANELKCLTGGVLLLRNKFFIILYRGKDFLPCRVANLIVEREVEFKGCQIREEDARLKAIETSFVTDEPLANTSTTGTLSEFQNIETEFRGLKDGNTEIEVELEAEKERLEKELKKQERKLFILKMKIERSAKVLAKLNSAWRPADHDADKEMITEEERECFRKIGQKMDSSLLLASTQRNSVLVQIHSILKTKTGRKKRGL
- the LOC117930743 gene encoding chloroplastic group IIA intron splicing facilitator CRS1, chloroplastic isoform X2, translated to MSPALFLSLSPIPNHSQFPSNSNSLSNSSIRILNLQRIHSFKPPPISTTTTATTNHPDHSISSQPVSGTDAAIKMPTAPWMKGPLLLQPNEVLDLSKARPKKVAGSAGAEKPDRSLTEKVSGGRGAKAMKKIMQSIVKLQETHTSDETQENTEEFEFGVSLEGIGGDENSRIGGKMPWLKTEKVVFRRTKKEKVMTAAELTLDPMLLERLRGEAVKMRKWVKVKKAGVTESVVDQIHMVWKSDELAMVKFDMPLCRNMDRAREILEIKTRGLVIWSKKDTLVVYRGSNYQSTSKHFQKMRPGLVASADASNSKLNQSNFEDDLTISEIKFHESTTGEKLGRKDGEEDSSPTGIFMEEMVDSQPVNGSLYEREADRLLDGLGPRFIDWWRPKPLPVDADLLPEVLPGFRPPFRLSPPQTRSKLTDDELTYLRKLAYALPTHFVLGRNRKLQGLAAAILKLWEKSLIVKIAIKWGIPNTKNEQMANELKCLTGGVLLLRNKFFIILYRGKDFLPCRVANLIVEREVEFKGCQIREEDARLKAIETSFVTDEPLANTSTTGTLSEFQNIETEFRGLKDGNTEIEVELEAEKERLEKELKKQERKLFILKMKIERSAKVLAKLNSAWRPADHDADKEMITEEERECFRKIGQKMDSSLLLGRRGVFDGVIEGLHQHWKHREIVKVITMQRSFSQVLYTAKLLESESGGVLVSIDKLKEGHAIIIYRGKNYRRPIKLVPKNLLTKREALNRSLEMQRIGSLKFFAYQRQQAISDLKLKLFMKLSVRSTERKQKN
- the LOC117930743 gene encoding chloroplastic group IIA intron splicing facilitator CRS1, chloroplastic isoform X5 — its product is MSPALFLSLSPIPNHSQFPSNSNSLSNSSIRILNLQRIHSFKPPPISTTTTATTNHPDHSISSQPVSGTDAAIKMPTAPWMKGPLLLQPNEVLDLSKARPKKVAGSAGAEKPDRSLTEKVSGGRGAKAMKKIMQSIVKLQETHTSDETQENTEEFEFGVSLEGIGGDENSRIGGKMPWLKTEKVVFRRTKKEKVMTAAELTLDPMLLERLRGEAVKMRKWVKVKKAGVTESVVDQIHMVWKSDELAMVKFDMPLCRNMDRAREILEIKTRGLVIWSKKDTLVVYRGSNYQSTSKHFQKMRPGLVASADASNSKLNQSNFEDDLTISEIKFHESTTGEKLGRKDGEEDSSPTGIFMEEMVDSQPVNGSLYEREADRLLDGLGPRFIDWWRPKPLPVDADLLPEVLPGFRPPFRLSPPQTRSKLTDDELTYLRKLAYALPTHFVLGRNRKLQGLAAAILKLWEKSLIVKIAIKWGIPNTKNEQMANELKCLTGGVLLLRNKFFIILYRGKDFLPCRVANLIVEREVEFKGCQIREEDARLKAIETSFVTDEPLANTSTTGTLSEFQNIETEFRGLKDGNTEIEVELEAEKERLEKELKKQERKLFILKMKIERSAKVLAKLNSAWRPADHDADKEMITEEERECFRKIGQKMDSSLLLGARRLLWSDHNERKFLMVISAYDII
- the LOC117930743 gene encoding chloroplastic group IIA intron splicing facilitator CRS1, chloroplastic isoform X1, with protein sequence MSPALFLSLSPIPNHSQFPSNSNSLSNSSIRILNLQRIHSFKPPPISTTTTATTNHPDHSISSQPVSGTDAAIKMPTAPWMKGPLLLQPNEVLDLSKARPKKVAGSAGAEKPDRSLTEKVSGGRGAKAMKKIMQSIVKLQETHTSDETQENTEEFEFGVSLEGIGGDENSRIGGKMPWLKTEKVVFRRTKKEKVMTAAELTLDPMLLERLRGEAVKMRKWVKVKKAGVTESVVDQIHMVWKSDELAMVKFDMPLCRNMDRAREILEIKTRGLVIWSKKDTLVVYRGSNYQSTSKHFQKMRPGLVASADASNSKLNQSNFEDDLTISEIKFHESTTGEKLGRKDGEEDSSPTGIFMEEMVDSQPVNGSLYEREADRLLDGLGPRFIDWWRPKPLPVDADLLPEVLPGFRPPFRLSPPQTRSKLTDDELTYLRKLAYALPTHFVLGRNRKLQGLAAAILKLWEKSLIVKIAIKWGIPNTKNEQMANELKCLTGGVLLLRNKFFIILYRGKDFLPCRVANLIVEREVEFKGCQIREEDARLKAIETSFVTDEPLANTSTTGTLSEFQNIETEFRGLKDGNTEIEVELEAEKERLEKELKKQERKLFILKMKIERSAKVLAKLNSAWRPADHDADKEMITEEERECFRKIGQKMDSSLLLGRRGVFDGVIEGLHQHWKHREIVKVITMQRSFSQVLYTAKLLESESGGVLVSIDKLKEGHAIIIYRGKNYRRPIKLVPKNLLTKREALNRSLEMQRIGSLKFFAYQRQQAISDLKLKLSDLQKGSRRIDQRESEKFTKHEPPDVPYHESYFQGVKRCGYAIRGESSAHHPPS
- the LOC117930743 gene encoding chloroplastic group IIA intron splicing facilitator CRS1, chloroplastic isoform X3, which gives rise to MSPALFLSLSPIPNHSQFPSNSNSLSNSSIRILNLQRIHSFKPPPISTTTTATTNHPDHSISSQPVSGTDAAIKMPTAPWMKGPLLLQPNEVLDLSKARPKKVAGSAGAEKPDRSLTEKVSGGRGAKAMKKIMQSIVKLQETHTSDETQENTEEFEFGVSLEGIGGDENSRIGGKMPWLKTEKVVFRRTKKEKVMTAAELTLDPMLLERLRGEAVKMRKWVKVKKAGVTESVVDQIHMVWKSDELAMVKFDMPLCRNMDRAREILEIKTRGLVIWSKKDTLVVYRGSNYQSTSKHFQKMRPGLVASADASNSKLNQSNFEDDLTISEIKFHESTTGEKLGRKDGEEDSSPTGIFMEEMVDSQPVNGSLYEREADRLLDGLGPRFIDWWRPKPLPVDADLLPEVLPGFRPPFRLSPPQTRSKLTDDELTYLRKLAYALPTHFVLGRNRKLQGLAAAILKLWEKSLIVKIAIKWGIPNTKNEQMANELKCLTGGVLLLRNKFFIILYRGKDFLPCRVANLIVEREVEFKGCQIREEDARLKAIETSFVTDEPLANTSTTGTLSEFQNIETEFRGLKDGNTEIEVELEAEKERLEKELKKQERKLFILKMKIERSAKVLAKLNSAWRPADHDADKEMITEEERECFRKIGQKMDSSLLLGRRGVFDGVIEGLHQHWKHREIVKVITMQRSFSQVLYTAKLLESESGGVLVSIDKLKEGHAIIIYRGKNYRRPIKLVPKNLLTKREALNRSLEMQRIGSLKFFAYQRQQAISDLKLKLV